A region of Jannaschia sp. W003 DNA encodes the following proteins:
- a CDS encoding ABC transporter ATP-binding protein codes for MTDHLLEVDGLSLGFEGEAGFAHILDGVRLAMRPGEIRGLVGESGCGKTTLANAILGVLPRHTLSVRGGTIRFRGLDMLDPSAEGEQARVRGRNVTFIPQDPFTSFNPVFTIGQQIDELMKWKSPDADGMPRGPALLARYPRARRRADRVRVLETLAAVQLPQPEQILRKYPHEVSGGQRQRLMIAMALLPEPDLIIADEPTTALDVTIQAQILGLLRRLAAERGAAVLLTTHDLGSAYEICDSITVMYAGQDVESAPVDDFFTAPHHPYTGRLLASRPEGSGGMTGIPGELPSFYAPPPGCRFAPRCTRATGECAARPERSHPGPGHVVRCYHPLEARGAEAAATEAVQDEPREAAR; via the coding sequence ATGACCGACCACCTGCTCGAGGTCGACGGCCTGAGCCTCGGGTTCGAGGGCGAGGCCGGCTTCGCCCACATCCTCGACGGCGTGCGCCTCGCAATGCGGCCCGGCGAGATCCGCGGTCTCGTGGGCGAGTCGGGCTGTGGCAAGACCACGCTCGCCAACGCCATCCTCGGGGTGCTGCCCCGGCATACGCTTTCGGTTCGCGGCGGCACGATCCGCTTTCGCGGCCTCGACATGCTCGACCCCAGCGCGGAAGGCGAGCAGGCACGGGTACGGGGCCGCAACGTCACCTTCATCCCCCAGGACCCCTTCACCTCGTTCAACCCGGTCTTCACCATCGGCCAGCAGATCGACGAGTTGATGAAGTGGAAGTCGCCCGACGCCGATGGCATGCCCCGCGGCCCGGCCCTTCTGGCCCGCTATCCCCGCGCTCGGCGCCGCGCCGACAGGGTACGTGTTCTCGAGACCCTGGCCGCGGTGCAACTGCCCCAGCCCGAGCAGATCCTCCGCAAGTACCCCCACGAGGTTTCGGGCGGACAGCGCCAGCGACTGATGATCGCCATGGCGCTGCTGCCGGAGCCCGACCTCATCATCGCCGACGAGCCGACCACCGCCCTCGACGTGACCATCCAGGCCCAGATCCTCGGCCTCCTGCGCCGCCTTGCGGCCGAGCGGGGCGCGGCCGTTCTGCTGACCACCCACGACCTCGGCTCGGCCTACGAGATCTGCGACAGCATCACGGTGATGTACGCCGGGCAGGATGTGGAGTCGGCCCCGGTGGACGACTTCTTCACCGCCCCGCATCACCCCTACACGGGGCGCCTGCTGGCCAGTCGCCCCGAGGGTTCGGGCGGCATGACCGGCATTCCCGGCGAACTGCCAAGCTTCTACGCGCCGCCGCCGGGCTGCCGCTTTGCACCACGCTGCACGCGCGCCACCGGAGAGTGTGCGGCGCGTCCCGAGCGCAGTCACCCGGGCCCGGGCCACGTGGTGCGCTGCTATCATCCGCTCGAGGCCCGCGGTGCGGAGGCCGCGGCGACTGAAGCGGTGCAGGACGAGCCGCGGGAGGCCGCACGATGA
- a CDS encoding ABC transporter ATP-binding protein translates to MTDTPILSTHGLECRFPIKGHFGRTTGEIRALDGVTFDLMPGEILGLVGESGCGKSTLGKTIMGIQAPTAGRIVFDGHDIAGRSPKEARALRRRLQYAYQDPGASLDPRWRIGRSLEEPLVIHTDLPKAERRRKVEEVLVAVGLPATHIELFPHELSGGQQRRVGLARILMLNPEVVILDEPTAGLDVSVQATVLSLFRDLRDTFDLTYIFISHDLSVVQLMCHRVAVMYLGRIVEIGPTEDIMTRPTHPYTQSLLAAIPRIGGPRVTETFWLEGEPPDASRLPVGCRFQGRCPHVQPICRDIDPPDRRVGDQFSACHFAGEIEAPVALENA, encoded by the coding sequence ATGACCGACACCCCGATCCTGAGCACCCACGGCCTCGAGTGCCGCTTCCCGATCAAGGGCCACTTCGGGCGCACCACGGGCGAGATCCGCGCCCTCGATGGCGTGACCTTCGACCTGATGCCGGGCGAGATCCTCGGCCTTGTAGGCGAGTCGGGCTGCGGCAAGTCCACGCTCGGCAAGACCATCATGGGCATCCAGGCCCCCACCGCCGGGCGCATCGTCTTCGATGGTCACGACATCGCGGGGCGTAGCCCCAAGGAGGCGCGTGCTCTGCGCCGACGGCTGCAGTACGCCTACCAGGACCCGGGGGCCTCGCTCGATCCGCGCTGGCGCATCGGGCGCTCGCTCGAGGAGCCGTTGGTGATCCATACCGACCTGCCGAAGGCTGAGCGCCGCCGGAAGGTCGAGGAGGTGCTGGTGGCCGTTGGCCTGCCGGCCACGCACATCGAGCTGTTCCCGCACGAACTCTCGGGCGGCCAGCAACGGCGCGTCGGGCTGGCGCGGATCCTGATGCTGAACCCCGAGGTGGTGATCCTCGACGAGCCCACCGCCGGGCTCGACGTCTCGGTGCAGGCGACCGTGCTGTCGCTGTTTCGCGACCTGCGCGACACCTTCGACCTGACATACATCTTCATCAGCCACGACCTCTCGGTGGTGCAGCTGATGTGCCACCGGGTGGCGGTGATGTATCTCGGGCGGATCGTCGAGATCGGGCCGACCGAGGATATCATGACCCGGCCGACGCATCCCTACACCCAGTCCCTGCTCGCCGCGATCCCGCGCATCGGCGGCCCGCGGGTGACCGAGACGTTCTGGCTCGAAGGCGAGCCGCCCGACGCCAGCCGCCTGCCGGTCGGCTGCCGTTTCCAGGGGCGATGCCCCCACGTGCAGCCGATCTGCCGCGACATCGATCCGCCCGACCGGCGTGTCGGCGACCAGTTCTCGGCGTGCCACTTCGCTGGCGAGATCGAGGCCCCCGTGGCTTTGGAGAACGCATGA
- a CDS encoding SDR family NAD(P)-dependent oxidoreductase, translating to MSHLEGANRIALVTGGGRGIGRGCALELAARGCNVALVDLIPEDLDRTKGEIEALGRRCLAFEADVSDHARARAVVSAVDGAWGGLDILFNNAGRSMPKGIEEIEEAEFDRTVAINLKGAFNYIQPAVPLMRRRGGGRIVNMSSVNAHTGGVTSAVSRFAYTAAKAGILGMTRALAKELGPDILVNAICPGIIKTERSNDMIRARETELVQGITLGRTGTPADVAQVVAFLALSEPCFLTGQDITIDGFQWVI from the coding sequence ATGAGCCATCTGGAGGGAGCGAACCGGATCGCCCTTGTCACGGGAGGCGGACGGGGCATTGGACGCGGCTGCGCCCTGGAGCTGGCTGCCCGCGGCTGCAACGTGGCCCTCGTGGACCTGATCCCCGAGGATCTCGACCGGACGAAGGGCGAGATCGAAGCGCTGGGACGCCGCTGCCTCGCCTTCGAGGCGGACGTGTCCGACCACGCCCGCGCCCGCGCGGTTGTGAGCGCCGTGGACGGGGCATGGGGCGGGCTCGACATCCTGTTCAACAATGCCGGCCGCTCCATGCCCAAGGGCATCGAGGAAATCGAGGAGGCCGAGTTCGACCGGACGGTCGCAATCAACCTCAAGGGTGCGTTCAACTACATCCAGCCCGCGGTGCCGCTGATGCGCCGGCGCGGCGGGGGCCGCATCGTCAACATGTCGTCGGTGAACGCGCATACCGGGGGCGTGACCAGCGCCGTGAGCCGGTTTGCCTACACTGCTGCCAAGGCCGGCATCCTCGGAATGACCAGGGCGCTGGCCAAGGAGCTGGGGCCGGACATCCTCGTGAACGCGATCTGCCCCGGCATCATCAAGACCGAGCGCTCCAACGACATGATCCGCGCCCGCGAGACCGAACTGGTGCAAGGCATCACCCTTGGGCGGACGGGCACTCCGGCAGACGTGGCGCAGGTGGTGGCGTTTCTCGCGCTTTCGGAGCCCTGCTTCCTGACCGGGCAGGACATCACGATCGACGGCTTTCAGTGGGTGATCTGA
- a CDS encoding MFS transporter — translation MGDLRPAGPQPAVPAARGWIGLVAAVTALQAVLSLLVRVPPLFGLPLTAAAGMPPEAVGQLAAATSAGSMAFFLWGPTLLPGMGPMAQLRIGCVVAAVALVACLSGVWLPMLLAAFVIGLGYGPSTPAGSEILMRAVPRGRRATIFSVKQAGVPLGGVIAGALLPPVALHLGGVSAAVLVAAAVAVGVALLLVRHRDPTRPSARRIPNGAALLRAPVELQQLIVRTPRLRRLALAGLGLGAAQGVTLSYFPVYLSDAAGWSIAAAGLAFAVLQAAGIPGRIAVGWLADRGGDAEGALGWLAAASAATMLALATFGPASPDWWVLLVAAVAGLTVVSWNGVFLLSLAEAAPEGRVGESTAGGTFVLFAGYVVSPIAAQAVFVLTGGYTGVFVATALAPAMAALLTLRRPRPDFRR, via the coding sequence GTGGGTGATCTGAGGCCGGCCGGTCCGCAGCCCGCGGTCCCCGCCGCCCGCGGCTGGATCGGCCTCGTTGCCGCCGTCACCGCGCTGCAGGCGGTGCTGAGCCTGCTGGTACGCGTGCCCCCCCTGTTTGGCCTCCCGCTCACCGCAGCCGCAGGGATGCCGCCCGAGGCGGTGGGCCAGCTCGCCGCTGCGACGAGTGCGGGCAGCATGGCTTTCTTTCTTTGGGGACCTACGCTGCTGCCCGGGATGGGGCCGATGGCGCAACTGCGCATCGGTTGCGTGGTTGCCGCGGTCGCGCTGGTGGCCTGCCTGTCGGGAGTCTGGCTGCCGATGCTGCTGGCCGCCTTCGTGATCGGCTTGGGCTATGGCCCCTCCACCCCGGCGGGCAGCGAGATTCTGATGCGGGCAGTACCCCGCGGACGGCGGGCTACGATCTTTTCGGTGAAGCAGGCCGGCGTGCCGCTCGGCGGGGTGATCGCTGGAGCACTGCTGCCGCCTGTGGCCCTGCACCTCGGTGGAGTGAGTGCGGCGGTGCTCGTGGCGGCAGCCGTCGCAGTGGGCGTCGCGCTCCTGCTGGTCCGCCACCGCGACCCCACCCGTCCCTCCGCGCGGCGCATCCCGAACGGCGCCGCGCTCCTGCGGGCGCCGGTTGAACTGCAGCAGCTGATCGTCCGCACCCCGCGCCTGCGCCGTCTTGCTCTGGCCGGGTTGGGCCTCGGAGCCGCGCAGGGCGTGACTCTGAGCTACTTCCCCGTGTATCTCAGCGATGCCGCCGGGTGGTCGATCGCCGCCGCCGGCCTTGCCTTCGCCGTCCTTCAGGCCGCCGGCATCCCTGGCCGCATCGCCGTAGGATGGCTCGCGGACCGGGGCGGAGATGCGGAAGGAGCCCTCGGTTGGCTGGCAGCCGCCTCGGCTGCGACGATGCTGGCGCTCGCCACCTTCGGCCCCGCGAGTCCCGACTGGTGGGTGCTACTCGTCGCCGCCGTGGCCGGGCTCACCGTGGTGTCCTGGAATGGTGTGTTCCTCCTCAGCCTCGCCGAGGCCGCCCCCGAGGGCCGCGTCGGAGAGAGCACCGCAGGCGGCACCTTCGTGCTGTTTGCCGGCTACGTGGTCAGCCCGATTGCTGCACAGGCGGTGTTCGTCCTGACGGGGGGCTACACGGGCGTGTTCGTCGCCACCGCACTCGCCCCGGCGATGGCCGCGCTGCTGACCCTGCGCCGCCCCCGACCCGATTTCCGCCGCTAG
- a CDS encoding DUF2252 domain-containing protein encodes MRTTIREDHKTRIKHRASGTQDKFDKLADSLFSFFRGTALLFYRDMVGEDGHMPTVPALGDVHPEYFGIMPDRNGAPIFGVNDFDETIYAPFTWEIKRGIVGFWIEAQEVGGLKRKRRRKIVRKFVQGYRKAMKAYAVDATERNEAWRRDNSPEVIVRLFEQADERRRSWLWDDYLRENGRGFRSDDQLQPLSGEIATFQKAVDDLARSNGIDAPDRAGELKVKDVCVRHGQGTAPLGLPRYYVLIEGRSKDATDDIIIEFKSARRSALDGLTPPSDFGARGGKADRIKHGQAVHLAHGDIFGAVDIGDASYMGRERAPFRDDIDLDDLSYGTWKDYAKACGAALAQAHALSDDLGEIDYDVELSIVQVTTPKKLFVEDMVRFAELAAERTKRDQEFFKADHKLGAFFQTDKAFR; translated from the coding sequence GTGCGCACCACCATCCGCGAGGATCACAAGACGCGCATCAAGCACAGGGCCAGCGGCACGCAGGACAAGTTCGACAAGCTGGCCGACAGCCTGTTCTCTTTCTTCCGCGGCACCGCGCTGCTGTTCTACCGCGACATGGTCGGCGAGGACGGGCACATGCCGACCGTGCCGGCGTTGGGCGACGTGCATCCGGAGTATTTCGGCATCATGCCCGATCGCAACGGCGCGCCCATCTTCGGCGTCAACGATTTCGACGAAACGATCTACGCGCCCTTCACCTGGGAGATCAAACGCGGCATCGTCGGCTTCTGGATTGAGGCCCAGGAAGTGGGCGGCCTGAAACGCAAGCGACGTCGCAAGATCGTCCGGAAGTTCGTCCAAGGATACCGCAAGGCGATGAAGGCCTACGCGGTCGATGCCACGGAGCGCAACGAGGCTTGGCGGCGCGACAACTCCCCCGAGGTGATCGTGCGCCTCTTCGAGCAGGCCGACGAGCGCCGCAGGTCCTGGCTTTGGGACGACTACCTGCGGGAGAACGGGCGCGGCTTCCGCTCGGACGACCAGCTTCAACCCCTATCGGGCGAGATCGCTACGTTCCAGAAGGCGGTCGACGACCTGGCGAGGTCCAACGGCATCGACGCCCCCGACCGGGCGGGTGAGCTCAAGGTTAAGGACGTCTGTGTGCGGCACGGCCAGGGCACGGCGCCGCTCGGCCTGCCGCGCTACTACGTGTTAATCGAGGGGCGGTCCAAGGACGCGACCGACGACATCATCATCGAGTTCAAGAGCGCCCGCCGCTCGGCGCTCGACGGCCTCACACCCCCGTCCGACTTCGGGGCGAGGGGCGGCAAGGCCGATCGGATCAAGCACGGTCAGGCGGTGCATCTCGCGCATGGCGATATCTTCGGAGCCGTGGACATCGGCGATGCCAGCTACATGGGCCGCGAGCGCGCCCCGTTCCGCGACGACATCGATCTGGACGACCTGTCCTACGGCACGTGGAAGGATTACGCGAAGGCCTGCGGCGCCGCCTTGGCGCAGGCGCACGCGCTGTCCGACGACCTCGGCGAAATCGACTACGACGTCGAGCTTTCGATCGTGCAGGTGACGACACCCAAGAAGCTGTTCGTCGAGGACATGGTCCGCTTTGCGGAACTTGCAGCCGAGCGAACGAAGCGTGACCAGGAGTTCTTCAAGGCCGATCACAAGCTTGGCGCTTTCTTCCAGACGGACAAAGCCTTTCGTTAG
- a CDS encoding helix-turn-helix domain-containing protein, protein MDMQITRTAGAVARLRSALGATQSDVAKKAGVDQSRLSRMEKGEVVAPDEIRRALGALSALGSEEAGGFLRFMEREWRFIEPPSYWNPERASVEIAEETLEKIEAFLGDEEQPWPLRRQLERRKGDLLRASSFLTRLKHNVAFIGDIGVGKSTAISFIFDLLVPAKAEDRNINRPVLETGAGGTTICEVHIKSGPEFGLSVTAMDAADLTDLVADFCAAKWAMAHRKEGDQAETPQVSREVERAIRNMSRLVRKRTMVDGKPHYTDPIHEVIADCQAEDEFRARVLGAMKLDERTTTEIWYESGTRKHPSEWMRETFRAVNNGRMSDVPMPRSIGLIVPDFGKSFGEFEITVVDTKGVEDVAVREDLDHRLKDPRTAVVLCCRFESAPDTTSQALLQHMKQTFSERFDTGKIAILSLPRSGEALEVNSDTGERVLNEEEGHALKGEEVTNKLNSQDLSDVPVFFFNVESDTAAQVRADLFGQLSRMRETVSERLFDLCDAATEIIENHEKHAVTAAIEEVARRLNTFLRGNGKLGARERHAYEEVLSTVHGVRYASTLWAATRRNGEYYGLNIVHQIGVGAARDARLRSRDWFAKIEGHVNELKADEDLVLAKHSVDQIGAVAEASRRNFLDGAQRIAMEIYREPLTQDPVWNDCASEWGRGPGFKNRIEEHLRTWFGDTRPDLKETLDKRLNALWDRSVIAPLMQLTQEHEPGDTSDSEDENVLAFPSTASA, encoded by the coding sequence ATGGACATGCAAATTACGAGAACGGCGGGCGCGGTGGCTCGCCTGCGAAGCGCCCTAGGCGCGACGCAATCGGACGTGGCGAAGAAGGCGGGGGTCGATCAAAGCCGCCTGTCGCGGATGGAAAAGGGTGAGGTGGTCGCGCCTGATGAGATCAGGCGCGCGCTTGGGGCTCTGTCGGCGCTCGGCTCGGAGGAAGCCGGCGGTTTTCTGAGGTTCATGGAACGCGAGTGGCGGTTCATCGAGCCGCCATCTTACTGGAACCCGGAGCGGGCGTCGGTTGAGATCGCCGAAGAGACCCTTGAGAAGATCGAGGCTTTTCTTGGCGACGAAGAGCAGCCTTGGCCGCTGCGCCGTCAGCTAGAGCGTCGGAAGGGCGATCTGCTGCGGGCGTCGAGCTTCCTGACCCGGCTCAAGCACAACGTCGCCTTCATCGGCGATATCGGCGTCGGCAAATCGACAGCAATCAGCTTTATCTTCGACCTGCTGGTCCCGGCGAAGGCCGAGGATCGCAACATCAACCGGCCGGTTTTGGAAACCGGGGCCGGCGGCACGACGATCTGCGAGGTCCATATCAAAAGCGGTCCGGAGTTCGGCCTATCGGTGACGGCGATGGACGCGGCTGACCTGACCGATCTGGTGGCCGATTTCTGCGCCGCGAAATGGGCCATGGCGCACCGGAAGGAGGGGGATCAGGCGGAGACCCCGCAGGTGAGCCGCGAGGTCGAGCGGGCGATCCGGAACATGTCGAGGCTGGTGCGCAAGCGGACCATGGTCGACGGCAAGCCGCACTACACCGATCCGATCCACGAGGTGATCGCGGACTGCCAGGCCGAGGACGAGTTCCGGGCGCGGGTGCTGGGGGCGATGAAGCTCGACGAACGGACCACCACAGAAATCTGGTACGAGAGCGGCACCCGCAAGCACCCGTCGGAGTGGATGCGCGAGACCTTCCGGGCGGTGAACAACGGCCGGATGAGCGACGTGCCGATGCCCCGGAGCATCGGCCTGATCGTTCCGGATTTCGGCAAGAGCTTCGGCGAATTCGAAATCACCGTCGTCGACACCAAGGGCGTCGAGGACGTGGCGGTTCGTGAGGATTTGGATCACCGGCTGAAGGACCCGCGCACGGCCGTGGTGCTGTGCTGCCGGTTCGAGAGCGCCCCGGACACCACGTCCCAAGCGCTGCTTCAGCACATGAAGCAGACCTTCTCGGAGCGGTTCGACACCGGCAAGATCGCGATCCTGTCCTTGCCGCGCTCGGGCGAGGCGTTGGAGGTCAACTCGGATACTGGCGAGCGCGTCCTTAACGAAGAAGAGGGCCACGCGCTCAAGGGCGAGGAGGTCACCAACAAGCTCAACAGCCAAGACTTGAGCGACGTGCCGGTGTTCTTCTTCAACGTGGAGAGCGACACGGCGGCTCAGGTGCGCGCCGATCTGTTCGGGCAGCTCTCGCGGATGCGCGAGACGGTGTCCGAGCGGCTATTCGATCTGTGCGACGCAGCAACTGAGATCATCGAGAACCACGAGAAGCACGCGGTCACGGCGGCGATCGAGGAGGTCGCCCGGCGGCTCAACACGTTTCTTCGAGGGAACGGAAAGCTCGGGGCACGGGAGCGGCACGCTTACGAGGAGGTTCTGAGCACGGTGCACGGGGTCCGCTACGCCTCGACCCTGTGGGCCGCGACGCGGCGGAACGGCGAGTATTACGGTCTCAACATCGTCCACCAGATCGGCGTCGGCGCGGCGCGCGATGCGCGGCTGCGGTCGCGGGACTGGTTCGCCAAGATCGAGGGCCATGTGAATGAGCTCAAGGCCGACGAAGACCTGGTGCTGGCCAAGCACTCGGTGGACCAGATTGGCGCGGTGGCCGAGGCCTCGCGGCGCAACTTCCTCGACGGCGCGCAGCGGATCGCCATGGAGATTTACCGCGAGCCGTTGACCCAAGATCCCGTCTGGAACGACTGCGCCTCGGAGTGGGGCAGGGGGCCGGGGTTCAAGAACCGGATAGAAGAGCACCTGCGCACCTGGTTCGGCGACACCCGCCCGGACCTCAAGGAAACCCTCGACAAGAGATTGAATGCACTCTGGGATCGTTCAGTAATCGCGCCCCTCATGCAACTAACCCAGGAGCATGAGCCTGGGGATACCTCTGACTCAGAGGATGAGAACGTCTTGGCCTTCCCATCGACTGCTTCGGCCTGA
- a CDS encoding gamma-glutamyltransferase family protein, producing MHNFSITQRIRKHVRQSACGVVAAQHKIAARVGAEVLRDGGDAIDAAVAVSFAIGVVEPWMSGPMGGGMMTVWRDGAEAAECIRFGMRSPRALDPADYPIERGRKASDLFPWPAVEGDRNITGATAVAVPGTVAGMALAHESWGTRPWAELLAPAIRLAKEGMQIDWYASLLIASAARNLAEDPDAAAMFLVNGCWPVVAGWTTLSDARLDQSAAASTLQRLADGGSADFYRGDVGAALVADVRAKGGSLSEADLAAYQATRAPAIAHAYRGGRVMAPSGFSAGPDLVHALTLMEARFEPGPRPDGVSYSAIAGALFEAYSHRLATAGDTGEDERVPACTTSFSIVDRRGNMVAVTQTLLSMFGAAIVSPRTGYLINNGIMWFDPEPGKPNSLGPDKACLMNVCPTLGEGPAGRFAIGASGGRKIMPAVTNLTSFLLDHGMDLETAFHQPRIDVSGGQSIVADEALPPEVHAALEAVAPVSTAPRTPHPYPFAVPAGVMRRGGINAGCTEITTPWGDAVHEDEV from the coding sequence ATGCACAACTTCTCGATTACCCAGCGCATCCGCAAGCACGTGCGCCAGAGTGCCTGCGGCGTGGTTGCCGCCCAGCACAAGATCGCTGCCCGCGTCGGTGCCGAGGTGCTGCGCGACGGCGGCGATGCGATCGACGCTGCGGTTGCCGTCTCGTTCGCCATCGGGGTCGTCGAGCCCTGGATGAGCGGCCCCATGGGCGGGGGCATGATGACGGTCTGGCGCGACGGCGCCGAGGCGGCGGAGTGCATCCGCTTCGGCATGCGCTCGCCGCGCGCGCTCGACCCTGCCGACTACCCGATCGAGCGGGGACGGAAGGCATCCGACCTGTTCCCCTGGCCGGCGGTGGAGGGCGACCGCAACATTACCGGCGCCACGGCGGTGGCCGTGCCTGGCACCGTGGCCGGCATGGCGTTGGCCCACGAGAGCTGGGGCACGCGCCCCTGGGCCGAACTTCTCGCTCCCGCCATCCGCCTCGCTAAAGAAGGGATGCAGATCGACTGGTACGCCTCGCTTCTGATCGCCTCGGCCGCGCGAAACCTCGCGGAGGATCCGGATGCGGCGGCAATGTTCCTCGTGAATGGCTGCTGGCCCGTCGTTGCCGGTTGGACCACGCTTTCGGACGCCCGGCTTGACCAGTCCGCCGCCGCCTCTACGCTTCAACGCCTGGCCGACGGGGGGAGCGCGGACTTCTACCGGGGAGACGTCGGCGCGGCGCTCGTGGCCGACGTGAGAGCCAAGGGCGGGAGCCTGTCCGAGGCGGATCTCGCCGCCTACCAGGCCACCCGCGCGCCCGCGATCGCCCACGCTTATCGTGGGGGCCGCGTGATGGCGCCCTCGGGATTCTCGGCCGGACCTGATCTCGTTCACGCTCTGACGCTGATGGAGGCCCGGTTCGAGCCTGGCCCGCGGCCTGACGGCGTTTCCTACTCCGCCATAGCTGGTGCGCTCTTCGAGGCTTACAGCCATCGCCTTGCGACCGCAGGCGACACCGGCGAGGACGAGCGTGTCCCGGCCTGCACCACCAGTTTCAGCATCGTCGATCGGCGAGGCAACATGGTTGCCGTCACCCAGACACTGTTGTCGATGTTCGGTGCTGCGATCGTCTCGCCCCGGACCGGCTACCTCATCAACAATGGCATCATGTGGTTCGACCCCGAGCCGGGAAAGCCGAACTCATTGGGGCCGGACAAGGCCTGCTTAATGAATGTTTGCCCCACTCTGGGCGAAGGCCCTGCGGGACGCTTCGCCATTGGAGCTTCGGGCGGGCGCAAGATCATGCCCGCGGTCACCAACCTGACGTCGTTCCTTCTTGATCACGGCATGGACCTCGAGACCGCGTTTCATCAGCCCCGGATCGACGTTAGCGGGGGCCAGAGTATCGTGGCCGACGAAGCCTTGCCGCCCGAGGTCCACGCGGCGCTGGAAGCGGTCGCGCCCGTATCAACGGCTCCGCGCACACCTCACCCTTATCCGTTCGCGGTTCCGGCGGGTGTGATGCGACGCGGGGGAATAAACGCGGGCTGCACCGAGATCACCACGCCTTGGGGCGACGCGGTGCACGAGGACGAGGTCTGA
- a CDS encoding recombinase family protein: protein MQREALEAVGCVVIREEKASGSNRQGRAELRTVLDFVTEGDELVVTRVDRLSRSIEDLQDVVRELKAKGPALRAAEQPIDTSTAAGKAFFDMLEVFAEFETNLRRERQMEGIAKAKAKGVYKGRKPFVDPTKVRGMRDSGMRPSQIARELKVARTTVWRALAKTEA, encoded by the coding sequence ATGCAGCGCGAGGCACTGGAGGCTGTGGGCTGCGTCGTGATCCGCGAGGAGAAGGCGTCGGGGTCAAACCGACAAGGTCGCGCGGAGCTACGCACGGTGCTCGACTTCGTGACCGAAGGCGACGAGCTGGTCGTCACGCGCGTAGACCGGCTCTCACGGAGCATTGAAGACCTCCAAGACGTAGTGCGCGAGCTGAAGGCCAAGGGTCCTGCACTACGGGCCGCCGAGCAACCGATCGACACCTCGACTGCTGCGGGCAAGGCGTTTTTCGACATGCTGGAAGTGTTCGCGGAGTTCGAAACCAACCTGCGCCGGGAGCGGCAGATGGAAGGGATCGCGAAAGCCAAGGCGAAGGGCGTGTACAAGGGACGCAAACCTTTTGTAGACCCGACGAAAGTCCGCGGGATGCGCGACAGTGGTATGCGGCCAAGTCAGATCGCGCGGGAGCTGAAAGTGGCAAGGACGACCGTGTGGCGAGCACTCGCCAAGACCGAAGCATGA
- a CDS encoding VPLPA-CTERM sorting domain-containing protein, translating into MFNRSLSAFLLTVAFAGPASAATVLEGGVTYRGSFDLSMAEPDPATNFPILSTGARQFQQFNFFFGDLGPIQNGDTLEYSTFDADGAVIDDMITFTPTNGASFGLGTTASTVLSVGTIEFSVSGEGAVLDRLEAFGSIDAVVDVPNFGPLQTTVPIFVDVANIKAIGGEPEVPSLSPVPLPAGMPLLIGAFASMIFVRRRKRAIER; encoded by the coding sequence ATGTTTAATCGATCTCTCTCTGCGTTCCTTCTCACTGTGGCATTCGCCGGGCCGGCTTCTGCGGCGACCGTCCTTGAAGGCGGCGTGACCTACAGAGGAAGCTTCGACCTGTCGATGGCGGAGCCCGATCCGGCAACCAACTTCCCGATACTCTCCACTGGCGCGCGCCAGTTTCAGCAGTTCAACTTCTTTTTTGGAGACTTGGGGCCAATACAAAATGGCGACACGCTAGAATATAGTACGTTCGACGCGGACGGCGCAGTCATCGACGATATGATCACGTTCACCCCAACCAATGGAGCATCGTTTGGCTTGGGCACAACCGCGTCCACCGTTCTCAGCGTCGGGACGATCGAGTTTTCGGTAAGCGGAGAGGGCGCGGTTCTCGACAGATTGGAAGCGTTCGGCAGCATCGATGCGGTTGTCGATGTCCCTAATTTTGGACCCTTGCAGACAACTGTTCCAATCTTTGTCGATGTCGCCAACATTAAGGCGATAGGAGGAGAGCCCGAGGTGCCGTCCCTGTCGCCAGTGCCGCTTCCTGCAGGTATGCCACTGCTAATCGGTGCGTTCGCTTCGATGATATTCGTCCGGCGACGGAAGCGTGCGATTGAAAGGTAA